Proteins encoded by one window of Ovis canadensis isolate MfBH-ARS-UI-01 breed Bighorn chromosome 14, ARS-UI_OviCan_v2, whole genome shotgun sequence:
- the LOC138419263 gene encoding cationic amino acid transporter 3-like isoform X4, whose protein sequence is MRWLDGITDSMDTSLRKLQELIIASSTMSRMVRQYVRQFGQKLVRRRGADTMKESDSLKIQLSATELVFLGVGRNLGAGLYIVLGAVAKYVAGPAIVVSFLVAGLSSLLSRLCYVEFDARVPRSSSAYVCSYVTMGQLWAFVVGWNIILLFLIAIACTARAWRYAFDSLIGDCISQKLEETVPLHAPYFLATYADFFALGLVLLLAVLLALGFPESAWVYRVFTGINLLVLSFIIVSGFINGDLHNWKLTEQDYTLSTAVFSYSLGPPGAGGFVPFDFEGVVQGAATCFYAFVGFAAIAARERGDLKPQRSISLISLLMCFLAYFAVSGALTLMVPYYQIHHHSPLPEAFLHVGWGPARCVVAVGILCALTSSLLGDMFPMSRLIRAMAEDGLLFRGLARVCGHRKIPVVAIMSSGSLAGIMALLFEFSHIANLMAVASLLAYSMVSFSVLALRYQPDQNLSKSEKTEEETETELVPVGSPLDSVPEAGTSNILKSLWFPTSTTPTRKSGQIVYRCAFLLVLLLSILSLLLAQWPRHVFSGDTVLTTVAVLLLLLITGVTAIIWRQPQSPSPLTFRVPALPVLPLVSIFVNLYLMMQMTSGAWILFGIWNAVGFAIYFGYGVRHSLEENNEPPASTSQTPD, encoded by the exons atgagatggttggatggcatcactgactcgatggacacgagtttgaggaagctccaagagttg ATCATAGCATCCTCAACTATGTCTAGGATGGTGCGTCAGTATGTTCGCCAGTTTGGTCAGAAGCTGGTCCGCAGGCGAGGGGCAGACACCATGAAGGAGTCTGACAGTCTCAAGATTCAGCTGAGTGCCACAGAGCTGGTGTTCTTGGGTGTGGGCAGGAACCTGGGAGCCGGCCTGTACATCGTGCTTGGTGCAGTGGCCAAGTACGTAGCTGGACCAGCGATTGTTGTCTCCTTCTTGGTGGCCGGCCTGTCTTCTCTGCTGTCGAGGCTCTGCTATGTGGAGTTTGATGCACGGGTACCACGCTCCTCTTCTGCGTATGTCTGCAGCTATGTCACGATGGGACAGCTCTGGGCCTTCGTCGTTGGCTGGAACATCatactgttatttttaattg CCATTGCGTGTACAGCCCGCGCCTGGAGGTACGCCTTTGACAGCCTCATTGGGGACTGCATCTCTCAGAAATTGGAGGAAACTGTCCCTCTGCATGCACCCTATTTCCTGGCCACGTATGCAGACTTTTTCGCACTGGGCCTGGTGCTGCTGCTTGCGG TACTACTCGCTCTGGGATTTCCTGAGTCAGCCTGGGTTTACAGAGTGTTCACGGGCATCAACCTTTTGGTTCTCAGCTTCATCATCGTCTCTGGCTTCATTAATGGAGACCTGCACAACTGGAAGCTCACAGAACAGGACTACACACTGTCAACAGCTGTATTCTCGTATAG CTTGGGCCCTCCAGGTGCTGGAGGGTTTGTGCCTTTTGACTTTGAGGGGGTTGTCCAAGGAGCAGCTACGTGTTTCTATGCATTTGTTGGCTTTGCTGCCATTGCCGCTAGAG AGAGAGGAGACCTAAAGCCTCAGCGGTCCATCTCCCTGATCTCACTCCTCATGTGCTTTTTGGCGTATTTTGCTGTCTCCGGGGCACTCACCCTCATGGTGCCCTACTACCAGATTCATCACCACAGCCCCTTGCCCGAGGCTTTTCTCCATGTTGGCTGGGGCCCTGCCAGATGTGTGGTGGCTGTTGGCATCCTCTGTGCTCTTACGTCCAG CCTCCTGGGTGACATGTTCCCCATGTCCCGGTTAATCCGTGCAATGGCAGAGGACGGGCTCCTTTTCCGGGGACTTGCCCGGGTCTGTGGTCACAGAAAAATCCCCGTCGTGGCCATCATGTCTTCTGGAAGCCTTGCAG GGATCATGGCATTACTCTTTGAGTTCAGCCACATTGCAAACCTCATGGCAGTTGCGTCCCTGCTTGCTTACTCCATGGTGTCCTTCTCGGTCCTTGCTCTCAG GTACCAGCCAGATCAGAATTTAAGTAAGAGTGAGAAAACGGAAGAAGAAACTGAGACGGAGCTTGTACCTGTAGGAAGTCCTTTGGACTCTGTACCTGAAGCAGGAACCTCAAACATTCTAAAGAGCCTGTGGTTCCCTACTAGCACcacccccacccggaaatctggCCAGATTGTCTATAGATGTGCCTTCCTGCTTG TTCTCCTGCTGAGCATCCTGAGCCTGCTCTTGGCCCAGTGGCCCAGACATGTGTTCTCTGGAGACACTGTGCTCACAACAgtggctgtgctgctgctgctcctcatCACTGGGGTGACGGCCATCATCTGGAGGCAGCCCCAGAGCCCCAGTCCTCTTACGTTCAGG GTCCCTGCTCTGCCTGTCCTCCCACTGGTGAGCATCTTCGTGAACCTTTACTTGATGATGCAGATGACCTCTGGGGCCTGGATCCTCTTTGGCATCTGGAATGCCGTTG GATTTGCCATATACTTTGGATATGGGGTCCGACACAGCTTGGAGGAGAACAATGAGCCACCAGCCTCCACCTCCCAGACTCCAGACTAA
- the LOC138419263 gene encoding cationic amino acid transporter 3-like isoform X3: MRWLDGITDSMDTSLRKLQELQIIASSTMSRMVRQYVRQFGQKLVRRRGADTMKESDSLKIQLSATELVFLGVGRNLGAGLYIVLGAVAKYVAGPAIVVSFLVAGLSSLLSRLCYVEFDARVPRSSSAYVCSYVTMGQLWAFVVGWNIILLFLIAIACTARAWRYAFDSLIGDCISQKLEETVPLHAPYFLATYADFFALGLVLLLAVLLALGFPESAWVYRVFTGINLLVLSFIIVSGFINGDLHNWKLTEQDYTLSTAVFSYSLGPPGAGGFVPFDFEGVVQGAATCFYAFVGFAAIAARERGDLKPQRSISLISLLMCFLAYFAVSGALTLMVPYYQIHHHSPLPEAFLHVGWGPARCVVAVGILCALTSSLLGDMFPMSRLIRAMAEDGLLFRGLARVCGHRKIPVVAIMSSGSLAGIMALLFEFSHIANLMAVASLLAYSMVSFSVLALRYQPDQNLSKSEKTEEETETELVPVGSPLDSVPEAGTSNILKSLWFPTSTTPTRKSGQIVYRCAFLLVLLLSILSLLLAQWPRHVFSGDTVLTTVAVLLLLLITGVTAIIWRQPQSPSPLTFRVPALPVLPLVSIFVNLYLMMQMTSGAWILFGIWNAVGFAIYFGYGVRHSLEENNEPPASTSQTPD, encoded by the exons atgagatggttggatggcatcactgactcgatggacacgagtttgaggaagctccaagagttg CAGATCATAGCATCCTCAACTATGTCTAGGATGGTGCGTCAGTATGTTCGCCAGTTTGGTCAGAAGCTGGTCCGCAGGCGAGGGGCAGACACCATGAAGGAGTCTGACAGTCTCAAGATTCAGCTGAGTGCCACAGAGCTGGTGTTCTTGGGTGTGGGCAGGAACCTGGGAGCCGGCCTGTACATCGTGCTTGGTGCAGTGGCCAAGTACGTAGCTGGACCAGCGATTGTTGTCTCCTTCTTGGTGGCCGGCCTGTCTTCTCTGCTGTCGAGGCTCTGCTATGTGGAGTTTGATGCACGGGTACCACGCTCCTCTTCTGCGTATGTCTGCAGCTATGTCACGATGGGACAGCTCTGGGCCTTCGTCGTTGGCTGGAACATCatactgttatttttaattg CCATTGCGTGTACAGCCCGCGCCTGGAGGTACGCCTTTGACAGCCTCATTGGGGACTGCATCTCTCAGAAATTGGAGGAAACTGTCCCTCTGCATGCACCCTATTTCCTGGCCACGTATGCAGACTTTTTCGCACTGGGCCTGGTGCTGCTGCTTGCGG TACTACTCGCTCTGGGATTTCCTGAGTCAGCCTGGGTTTACAGAGTGTTCACGGGCATCAACCTTTTGGTTCTCAGCTTCATCATCGTCTCTGGCTTCATTAATGGAGACCTGCACAACTGGAAGCTCACAGAACAGGACTACACACTGTCAACAGCTGTATTCTCGTATAG CTTGGGCCCTCCAGGTGCTGGAGGGTTTGTGCCTTTTGACTTTGAGGGGGTTGTCCAAGGAGCAGCTACGTGTTTCTATGCATTTGTTGGCTTTGCTGCCATTGCCGCTAGAG AGAGAGGAGACCTAAAGCCTCAGCGGTCCATCTCCCTGATCTCACTCCTCATGTGCTTTTTGGCGTATTTTGCTGTCTCCGGGGCACTCACCCTCATGGTGCCCTACTACCAGATTCATCACCACAGCCCCTTGCCCGAGGCTTTTCTCCATGTTGGCTGGGGCCCTGCCAGATGTGTGGTGGCTGTTGGCATCCTCTGTGCTCTTACGTCCAG CCTCCTGGGTGACATGTTCCCCATGTCCCGGTTAATCCGTGCAATGGCAGAGGACGGGCTCCTTTTCCGGGGACTTGCCCGGGTCTGTGGTCACAGAAAAATCCCCGTCGTGGCCATCATGTCTTCTGGAAGCCTTGCAG GGATCATGGCATTACTCTTTGAGTTCAGCCACATTGCAAACCTCATGGCAGTTGCGTCCCTGCTTGCTTACTCCATGGTGTCCTTCTCGGTCCTTGCTCTCAG GTACCAGCCAGATCAGAATTTAAGTAAGAGTGAGAAAACGGAAGAAGAAACTGAGACGGAGCTTGTACCTGTAGGAAGTCCTTTGGACTCTGTACCTGAAGCAGGAACCTCAAACATTCTAAAGAGCCTGTGGTTCCCTACTAGCACcacccccacccggaaatctggCCAGATTGTCTATAGATGTGCCTTCCTGCTTG TTCTCCTGCTGAGCATCCTGAGCCTGCTCTTGGCCCAGTGGCCCAGACATGTGTTCTCTGGAGACACTGTGCTCACAACAgtggctgtgctgctgctgctcctcatCACTGGGGTGACGGCCATCATCTGGAGGCAGCCCCAGAGCCCCAGTCCTCTTACGTTCAGG GTCCCTGCTCTGCCTGTCCTCCCACTGGTGAGCATCTTCGTGAACCTTTACTTGATGATGCAGATGACCTCTGGGGCCTGGATCCTCTTTGGCATCTGGAATGCCGTTG GATTTGCCATATACTTTGGATATGGGGTCCGACACAGCTTGGAGGAGAACAATGAGCCACCAGCCTCCACCTCCCAGACTCCAGACTAA
- the LOC138419263 gene encoding cationic amino acid transporter 3-like isoform X2 has product MRPCIPLRGTYGCGKNSDTERRRSARRTWLSCALRQRSEIIASSTMSRMVRQYVRQFGQKLVRRRGADTMKESDSLKIQLSATELVFLGVGRNLGAGLYIVLGAVAKYVAGPAIVVSFLVAGLSSLLSRLCYVEFDARVPRSSSAYVCSYVTMGQLWAFVVGWNIILLFLIAIACTARAWRYAFDSLIGDCISQKLEETVPLHAPYFLATYADFFALGLVLLLAVLLALGFPESAWVYRVFTGINLLVLSFIIVSGFINGDLHNWKLTEQDYTLSTAVFSYSLGPPGAGGFVPFDFEGVVQGAATCFYAFVGFAAIAARERGDLKPQRSISLISLLMCFLAYFAVSGALTLMVPYYQIHHHSPLPEAFLHVGWGPARCVVAVGILCALTSSLLGDMFPMSRLIRAMAEDGLLFRGLARVCGHRKIPVVAIMSSGSLAGIMALLFEFSHIANLMAVASLLAYSMVSFSVLALRYQPDQNLSKSEKTEEETETELVPVGSPLDSVPEAGTSNILKSLWFPTSTTPTRKSGQIVYRCAFLLVLLLSILSLLLAQWPRHVFSGDTVLTTVAVLLLLLITGVTAIIWRQPQSPSPLTFRVPALPVLPLVSIFVNLYLMMQMTSGAWILFGIWNAVGFAIYFGYGVRHSLEENNEPPASTSQTPD; this is encoded by the exons ATGCGTCCCTGCATCCCTCTCCGGGGAACTTATGGCTGCGGCAAG aattcTGACACTGAGAGAAGACGTTCTGCTAGAAGAACATGGCTTTCCTGTGCCTTAAGACAGCGCTCTGAG ATCATAGCATCCTCAACTATGTCTAGGATGGTGCGTCAGTATGTTCGCCAGTTTGGTCAGAAGCTGGTCCGCAGGCGAGGGGCAGACACCATGAAGGAGTCTGACAGTCTCAAGATTCAGCTGAGTGCCACAGAGCTGGTGTTCTTGGGTGTGGGCAGGAACCTGGGAGCCGGCCTGTACATCGTGCTTGGTGCAGTGGCCAAGTACGTAGCTGGACCAGCGATTGTTGTCTCCTTCTTGGTGGCCGGCCTGTCTTCTCTGCTGTCGAGGCTCTGCTATGTGGAGTTTGATGCACGGGTACCACGCTCCTCTTCTGCGTATGTCTGCAGCTATGTCACGATGGGACAGCTCTGGGCCTTCGTCGTTGGCTGGAACATCatactgttatttttaattg CCATTGCGTGTACAGCCCGCGCCTGGAGGTACGCCTTTGACAGCCTCATTGGGGACTGCATCTCTCAGAAATTGGAGGAAACTGTCCCTCTGCATGCACCCTATTTCCTGGCCACGTATGCAGACTTTTTCGCACTGGGCCTGGTGCTGCTGCTTGCGG TACTACTCGCTCTGGGATTTCCTGAGTCAGCCTGGGTTTACAGAGTGTTCACGGGCATCAACCTTTTGGTTCTCAGCTTCATCATCGTCTCTGGCTTCATTAATGGAGACCTGCACAACTGGAAGCTCACAGAACAGGACTACACACTGTCAACAGCTGTATTCTCGTATAG CTTGGGCCCTCCAGGTGCTGGAGGGTTTGTGCCTTTTGACTTTGAGGGGGTTGTCCAAGGAGCAGCTACGTGTTTCTATGCATTTGTTGGCTTTGCTGCCATTGCCGCTAGAG AGAGAGGAGACCTAAAGCCTCAGCGGTCCATCTCCCTGATCTCACTCCTCATGTGCTTTTTGGCGTATTTTGCTGTCTCCGGGGCACTCACCCTCATGGTGCCCTACTACCAGATTCATCACCACAGCCCCTTGCCCGAGGCTTTTCTCCATGTTGGCTGGGGCCCTGCCAGATGTGTGGTGGCTGTTGGCATCCTCTGTGCTCTTACGTCCAG CCTCCTGGGTGACATGTTCCCCATGTCCCGGTTAATCCGTGCAATGGCAGAGGACGGGCTCCTTTTCCGGGGACTTGCCCGGGTCTGTGGTCACAGAAAAATCCCCGTCGTGGCCATCATGTCTTCTGGAAGCCTTGCAG GGATCATGGCATTACTCTTTGAGTTCAGCCACATTGCAAACCTCATGGCAGTTGCGTCCCTGCTTGCTTACTCCATGGTGTCCTTCTCGGTCCTTGCTCTCAG GTACCAGCCAGATCAGAATTTAAGTAAGAGTGAGAAAACGGAAGAAGAAACTGAGACGGAGCTTGTACCTGTAGGAAGTCCTTTGGACTCTGTACCTGAAGCAGGAACCTCAAACATTCTAAAGAGCCTGTGGTTCCCTACTAGCACcacccccacccggaaatctggCCAGATTGTCTATAGATGTGCCTTCCTGCTTG TTCTCCTGCTGAGCATCCTGAGCCTGCTCTTGGCCCAGTGGCCCAGACATGTGTTCTCTGGAGACACTGTGCTCACAACAgtggctgtgctgctgctgctcctcatCACTGGGGTGACGGCCATCATCTGGAGGCAGCCCCAGAGCCCCAGTCCTCTTACGTTCAGG GTCCCTGCTCTGCCTGTCCTCCCACTGGTGAGCATCTTCGTGAACCTTTACTTGATGATGCAGATGACCTCTGGGGCCTGGATCCTCTTTGGCATCTGGAATGCCGTTG GATTTGCCATATACTTTGGATATGGGGTCCGACACAGCTTGGAGGAGAACAATGAGCCACCAGCCTCCACCTCCCAGACTCCAGACTAA
- the LOC138419263 gene encoding cationic amino acid transporter 3-like isoform X1, with the protein MRPCIPLRGTYGCGKNSDTERRRSARRTWLSCALRQRSEQIIASSTMSRMVRQYVRQFGQKLVRRRGADTMKESDSLKIQLSATELVFLGVGRNLGAGLYIVLGAVAKYVAGPAIVVSFLVAGLSSLLSRLCYVEFDARVPRSSSAYVCSYVTMGQLWAFVVGWNIILLFLIAIACTARAWRYAFDSLIGDCISQKLEETVPLHAPYFLATYADFFALGLVLLLAVLLALGFPESAWVYRVFTGINLLVLSFIIVSGFINGDLHNWKLTEQDYTLSTAVFSYSLGPPGAGGFVPFDFEGVVQGAATCFYAFVGFAAIAARERGDLKPQRSISLISLLMCFLAYFAVSGALTLMVPYYQIHHHSPLPEAFLHVGWGPARCVVAVGILCALTSSLLGDMFPMSRLIRAMAEDGLLFRGLARVCGHRKIPVVAIMSSGSLAGIMALLFEFSHIANLMAVASLLAYSMVSFSVLALRYQPDQNLSKSEKTEEETETELVPVGSPLDSVPEAGTSNILKSLWFPTSTTPTRKSGQIVYRCAFLLVLLLSILSLLLAQWPRHVFSGDTVLTTVAVLLLLLITGVTAIIWRQPQSPSPLTFRVPALPVLPLVSIFVNLYLMMQMTSGAWILFGIWNAVGFAIYFGYGVRHSLEENNEPPASTSQTPD; encoded by the exons ATGCGTCCCTGCATCCCTCTCCGGGGAACTTATGGCTGCGGCAAG aattcTGACACTGAGAGAAGACGTTCTGCTAGAAGAACATGGCTTTCCTGTGCCTTAAGACAGCGCTCTGAG CAGATCATAGCATCCTCAACTATGTCTAGGATGGTGCGTCAGTATGTTCGCCAGTTTGGTCAGAAGCTGGTCCGCAGGCGAGGGGCAGACACCATGAAGGAGTCTGACAGTCTCAAGATTCAGCTGAGTGCCACAGAGCTGGTGTTCTTGGGTGTGGGCAGGAACCTGGGAGCCGGCCTGTACATCGTGCTTGGTGCAGTGGCCAAGTACGTAGCTGGACCAGCGATTGTTGTCTCCTTCTTGGTGGCCGGCCTGTCTTCTCTGCTGTCGAGGCTCTGCTATGTGGAGTTTGATGCACGGGTACCACGCTCCTCTTCTGCGTATGTCTGCAGCTATGTCACGATGGGACAGCTCTGGGCCTTCGTCGTTGGCTGGAACATCatactgttatttttaattg CCATTGCGTGTACAGCCCGCGCCTGGAGGTACGCCTTTGACAGCCTCATTGGGGACTGCATCTCTCAGAAATTGGAGGAAACTGTCCCTCTGCATGCACCCTATTTCCTGGCCACGTATGCAGACTTTTTCGCACTGGGCCTGGTGCTGCTGCTTGCGG TACTACTCGCTCTGGGATTTCCTGAGTCAGCCTGGGTTTACAGAGTGTTCACGGGCATCAACCTTTTGGTTCTCAGCTTCATCATCGTCTCTGGCTTCATTAATGGAGACCTGCACAACTGGAAGCTCACAGAACAGGACTACACACTGTCAACAGCTGTATTCTCGTATAG CTTGGGCCCTCCAGGTGCTGGAGGGTTTGTGCCTTTTGACTTTGAGGGGGTTGTCCAAGGAGCAGCTACGTGTTTCTATGCATTTGTTGGCTTTGCTGCCATTGCCGCTAGAG AGAGAGGAGACCTAAAGCCTCAGCGGTCCATCTCCCTGATCTCACTCCTCATGTGCTTTTTGGCGTATTTTGCTGTCTCCGGGGCACTCACCCTCATGGTGCCCTACTACCAGATTCATCACCACAGCCCCTTGCCCGAGGCTTTTCTCCATGTTGGCTGGGGCCCTGCCAGATGTGTGGTGGCTGTTGGCATCCTCTGTGCTCTTACGTCCAG CCTCCTGGGTGACATGTTCCCCATGTCCCGGTTAATCCGTGCAATGGCAGAGGACGGGCTCCTTTTCCGGGGACTTGCCCGGGTCTGTGGTCACAGAAAAATCCCCGTCGTGGCCATCATGTCTTCTGGAAGCCTTGCAG GGATCATGGCATTACTCTTTGAGTTCAGCCACATTGCAAACCTCATGGCAGTTGCGTCCCTGCTTGCTTACTCCATGGTGTCCTTCTCGGTCCTTGCTCTCAG GTACCAGCCAGATCAGAATTTAAGTAAGAGTGAGAAAACGGAAGAAGAAACTGAGACGGAGCTTGTACCTGTAGGAAGTCCTTTGGACTCTGTACCTGAAGCAGGAACCTCAAACATTCTAAAGAGCCTGTGGTTCCCTACTAGCACcacccccacccggaaatctggCCAGATTGTCTATAGATGTGCCTTCCTGCTTG TTCTCCTGCTGAGCATCCTGAGCCTGCTCTTGGCCCAGTGGCCCAGACATGTGTTCTCTGGAGACACTGTGCTCACAACAgtggctgtgctgctgctgctcctcatCACTGGGGTGACGGCCATCATCTGGAGGCAGCCCCAGAGCCCCAGTCCTCTTACGTTCAGG GTCCCTGCTCTGCCTGTCCTCCCACTGGTGAGCATCTTCGTGAACCTTTACTTGATGATGCAGATGACCTCTGGGGCCTGGATCCTCTTTGGCATCTGGAATGCCGTTG GATTTGCCATATACTTTGGATATGGGGTCCGACACAGCTTGGAGGAGAACAATGAGCCACCAGCCTCCACCTCCCAGACTCCAGACTAA